One region of Terricaulis silvestris genomic DNA includes:
- a CDS encoding ABC transporter permease codes for MAIDVVAARSRGFAVDGVALVAVLATLACAAPAIAVISFALSPDREGVAFGGNLLRDGALGTLTQMLLGGGGATVLGAGAAWLVSLCKFPGRGLFEWALVLPLAAPSYVLAYSYASFSWAGGVSPIEVRGIWGAAFVYAVGLYPYVYLAARAAFTSQSACALEAARTLGTSPGSLFWRVALPLARPGIAAGASLAMMEIAADYGAAQHFGLTTLSTAIFRAWYAHQSLHAALQISAVLLIAALVFLMLERRARGRAAFGGGSTRWRPLPRYGLSAPMGMLAAAFCALLVFFGAALPLAWLARLALLHANIGDIAPALVNSIVLSAMGALITLALAAAIAVTARRSRRLGQASLFAAAMGYAAPGAVLAMGALAIFAAAREAGWIGGLSTGLALTALFWAYAARFASAGVQPIDAGLSRLSKGLDASARTLGAGPWRRLIEVDLPIAAPSIAAAALILFVEILKELPTTLILRPFDFDTLAVKAYSYASDERLLEAAAPALLIFVAGLAPILILSHGIASARAGAR; via the coding sequence GTGGCGATAGACGTTGTAGCGGCGCGCTCTCGCGGTTTCGCGGTGGACGGCGTCGCGCTCGTCGCGGTGCTGGCGACATTGGCGTGCGCCGCGCCAGCTATCGCCGTCATTAGCTTTGCACTTTCGCCTGATCGCGAAGGCGTCGCCTTTGGCGGCAATCTCTTGCGCGACGGTGCTCTCGGCACTCTGACGCAGATGCTCCTGGGCGGTGGCGGTGCGACTGTGCTCGGCGCCGGCGCTGCGTGGCTGGTGAGTCTGTGCAAGTTTCCAGGGCGCGGACTGTTCGAATGGGCGCTTGTGCTACCGCTGGCCGCGCCGAGCTACGTGCTTGCGTATTCCTACGCAAGCTTCAGCTGGGCTGGCGGCGTCAGCCCCATCGAAGTACGCGGCATCTGGGGCGCGGCTTTCGTCTACGCGGTTGGTCTCTATCCTTATGTGTACCTCGCAGCGCGCGCGGCGTTCACAAGCCAATCGGCCTGCGCGCTTGAGGCGGCGCGCACGCTGGGGACCTCGCCTGGCTCGCTGTTCTGGCGCGTGGCGTTGCCACTCGCGCGGCCCGGCATCGCCGCAGGCGCCTCGTTGGCGATGATGGAGATCGCCGCCGATTACGGCGCGGCCCAGCACTTTGGCCTGACGACGCTCTCCACCGCGATCTTTCGCGCTTGGTATGCACACCAAAGCTTACACGCGGCGCTTCAGATTTCGGCCGTGCTCCTGATCGCCGCGTTGGTGTTCTTGATGCTGGAGCGGCGGGCACGCGGGCGCGCGGCGTTCGGTGGCGGTTCGACACGTTGGCGGCCACTGCCACGCTATGGGCTCTCCGCGCCGATGGGCATGTTGGCGGCCGCCTTTTGCGCTTTGCTTGTCTTCTTTGGAGCAGCCTTGCCGTTGGCATGGCTCGCACGGCTGGCGCTTTTGCACGCCAACATCGGCGACATTGCGCCAGCGCTAGTAAACTCGATCGTGCTCTCGGCTATGGGCGCGCTGATCACGCTCGCGCTCGCCGCTGCTATCGCCGTGACCGCGCGCCGTTCACGCCGCTTGGGACAAGCGTCGCTGTTCGCGGCAGCGATGGGCTACGCCGCGCCTGGCGCGGTGCTCGCGATGGGCGCGCTTGCGATCTTCGCCGCCGCACGCGAAGCGGGCTGGATCGGCGGCTTAAGCACAGGCCTCGCGCTGACCGCGCTGTTTTGGGCCTACGCGGCGCGGTTTGCATCGGCTGGCGTACAACCGATCGACGCTGGTCTATCGCGGCTTTCCAAGGGGCTCGACGCGTCGGCGCGAACGTTGGGCGCTGGGCCTTGGCGGCGTCTAATCGAAGTCGATCTGCCGATCGCCGCGCCAAGCATTGCCGCGGCAGCGCTGATCCTGTTCGTTGAAATTTTGAAGGAGCTGCCGACCACGCTCATACTTCGTCCGTTCGACTTCGATACGCTTGCGGTGAAGGCCTATTCCTACGCTTCCGATGAACGTCTGCTCGAAGCCGCGGCGCCTGCGCTGCTGATCTTCGTCGCGGGCCTCGCGCCCATTCTCATCCTGTCACACGGCATCGCCAGCGCACGGGCGGGCGCACGATGA
- a CDS encoding extracellular solute-binding protein, whose protein sequence is MTFRLSRRGFTLGASATALAACNPSGGVRGGENFINVYTARHYEADRALYSGFEEATGIAVRALTGSAEQLLERLRAEGDATAADVFVSADAGNLWRVKDAGLFQNVATPALEQGVPAHLRDPEGAFWGFAKRARVIIYNKANVQPDEVATYDTLATPRFRNQIVMRSSTNVYQLSTLAARIERLGAENARAWAAGVRANFVRDPQGADTDQIKAVGAGEAQATLCNHYYYFRMTQSDDPADRQTIANTGLVFPDQAGAGTHVNISGGGVTAHAQRRDNAVRFLEYLVSDEAQTTLAPLNSEFPIRPTIAPAPALAALGDFKEENIPLDALGRHQAEAARIFEEVGWR, encoded by the coding sequence GTGACCTTCAGATTAAGCCGCCGTGGATTTACCCTCGGCGCGTCCGCCACAGCGCTTGCGGCCTGTAACCCGAGCGGCGGCGTTCGCGGCGGCGAAAATTTCATCAACGTCTATACCGCCCGTCACTACGAGGCCGACCGCGCGCTTTACTCTGGGTTCGAAGAGGCCACCGGCATCGCCGTGCGTGCACTGACCGGCAGCGCTGAACAATTGCTGGAGCGTTTGCGCGCCGAAGGCGACGCCACCGCCGCCGACGTGTTTGTCAGCGCCGACGCGGGCAATCTCTGGCGCGTGAAGGACGCGGGCCTTTTCCAAAACGTGGCAACGCCTGCACTCGAGCAAGGCGTACCTGCGCACCTGCGCGATCCGGAGGGAGCGTTCTGGGGCTTTGCTAAGCGCGCACGTGTCATCATTTACAATAAGGCGAACGTGCAACCGGACGAAGTCGCCACCTACGACACGCTGGCGACGCCCCGCTTCCGCAACCAAATCGTGATGCGCTCTTCTACCAACGTCTATCAGCTCTCCACGTTGGCGGCGCGCATCGAACGCCTCGGTGCGGAGAATGCGCGCGCTTGGGCGGCAGGCGTGCGGGCGAACTTCGTGCGCGACCCGCAAGGCGCCGATACCGATCAGATCAAAGCGGTCGGCGCCGGTGAGGCGCAAGCCACGCTCTGCAATCACTATTACTATTTCCGCATGACGCAGTCGGACGATCCGGCTGACCGTCAGACTATCGCCAACACCGGTCTTGTTTTCCCGGATCAAGCTGGGGCGGGAACCCACGTGAACATTTCCGGCGGCGGCGTCACCGCGCACGCCCAGCGCCGCGACAACGCGGTTCGTTTCCTCGAATATCTCGTCAGCGACGAAGCGCAGACCACGCTGGCGCCGTTGAACTCCGAATTCCCGATCCGACCGACCATAGCGCCTGCGCCGGCGCTTGCGGCGCTTGGTGATTTCAAGGAAGAGAACATCCCGCTCGATGCGCTGGGGCGCCATCAGGCCGAAGCGGCGCGGATTTTTGAAGAGGTTGGGTGGCGATAG
- a CDS encoding phosphoglycolate phosphatase, translating to MDHDFCNVDGARRLKQRIEEYWRERGFTVDVKLIEAGFVAAMRSARTDVRSDMVNGFPTKRASNEKERASPNLRGLMEVA from the coding sequence ATGGATCACGATTTCTGCAATGTGGACGGCGCTAGGCGCTTGAAACAGCGGATCGAGGAGTATTGGCGGGAACGTGGGTTCACCGTCGATGTGAAGCTCATTGAGGCGGGCTTTGTCGCCGCAATGCGCTCGGCGCGCACGGACGTGCGCAGCGACATGGTCAACGGATTTCCGACCAAGCGCGCCTCGAATGAAAAGGAACGCGCAAGCCCTAACCTGCGCGGCTTGATGGAAGTCGCGTAA
- the gph gene encoding phosphoglycolate phosphatase (PGP is an essential enzyme in the glycolate salvage pathway in higher organisms (photorespiration in plants). Phosphoglycolate results from the oxidase activity of RubisCO in the Calvin cycle when concentrations of carbon dioxide are low relative to oxygen. This enzyme is a member of the Haloacid Dehalogenase (HAD) superfamily of aspartate-nucleophile hydrolase enzymes (PF00702).): MTSGELADATIVFDLDGTLVDSAPDLVRALNETMDLEGLPHAKVDTARLLVGQGARNLIERVAALHGVSFSGERLDELTNELVRFYAADIARETKPFPGVLEALDTLSALGAKLSVCTNKRTALSVQLLETLGMAERFSAIVGADAVAEKKPHPDHYRAAVTRAGGTVRRSMMVGDTAADVASARAAGAPVAVVAFGYCDIGAEKLGADVLLNRFSELAPACRRLLAARP, from the coding sequence ATGACCAGCGGCGAACTCGCCGACGCCACCATTGTTTTCGACCTCGACGGCACCCTCGTCGATAGCGCGCCGGACTTGGTGCGGGCCCTGAACGAAACCATGGACTTGGAAGGGTTGCCGCACGCCAAGGTCGATACCGCGCGCCTCCTGGTCGGCCAAGGGGCGCGGAATCTCATCGAGCGGGTGGCCGCACTGCATGGGGTGAGTTTCTCTGGCGAGCGCTTGGACGAACTCACAAACGAACTCGTCCGCTTCTATGCCGCCGATATCGCACGCGAGACGAAGCCGTTTCCTGGCGTACTGGAGGCGCTCGATACGCTGAGCGCTTTGGGCGCCAAGCTCTCCGTATGCACCAACAAGCGCACGGCGCTCTCTGTGCAACTACTGGAAACCCTCGGCATGGCGGAGCGCTTCTCGGCGATCGTCGGCGCTGATGCTGTGGCAGAGAAGAAACCGCATCCGGATCATTATCGCGCTGCCGTAACGCGCGCGGGCGGCACGGTGCGGCGGTCGATGATGGTCGGTGACACGGCGGCCGACGTCGCTTCCGCGCGCGCCGCGGGCGCGCCTGTGGCGGTGGTTGCGTTCGGCTATTGCGACATCGGCGCCGAGAAACTCGGCGCCGATGTGCTTCTCAATCGATTTTCGGAGTTGGCGCCGGCCTGTCGCCGCCTCTTGGCGGCGCGCCCGTAA
- the glmU gene encoding bifunctional UDP-N-acetylglucosamine diphosphorylase/glucosamine-1-phosphate N-acetyltransferase GlmU, with translation MSRARAAIILAAGQGTRMKSELPKVLHPVGGRAMLDWAIAAAAKIGATRTIVVTGAHAPAVGEHVAKALGPNASVIQDPPLGTAHAVRAAETAMAGFDGDVIILYGDAPFVPPARLEDMFTLRTEKNGIVVLAFEARDPTGYGRVVRNADGTLERIVEHKDASEAERANTLCNSGVLCADAKTLFGLLAKVKNENAKREYYLTDIPAIGRAEGVQTQVLIGEESDAMGVNSKVELAAAEAAFQQRARIGAMEAGVTLIDPATVFFSYDTEIAPDVVIEPNIFFGPGVKIAKGALIHAFCHFERTEVGENAAIGPFARFRPGSKLGKKVKIGNFVEVKNSVFGEGAKASHLAYIGDADVGPRANLGAGTIVCNYDGFDKYRTTIGADAFIGSDTALVSPVTIGDRAYTGTGSVITKDVPAGALGVARSRQVNLEGWADKNREKKLKAKAEKDKRE, from the coding sequence ATGAGCCGGGCGCGCGCCGCGATCATTCTAGCCGCAGGACAAGGCACCCGGATGAAGTCCGAGTTGCCCAAGGTGCTGCACCCTGTCGGCGGGCGCGCGATGCTGGACTGGGCGATTGCCGCGGCGGCGAAGATCGGCGCGACGCGGACAATCGTCGTCACCGGCGCGCATGCGCCCGCAGTTGGGGAACACGTCGCCAAGGCGCTTGGGCCGAACGCGTCGGTTATACAGGATCCGCCGCTCGGCACCGCGCACGCGGTGCGGGCTGCGGAAACGGCGATGGCCGGCTTCGACGGCGACGTCATCATCCTCTACGGCGACGCGCCCTTCGTCCCGCCGGCGCGGCTTGAAGACATGTTCACGCTGCGAACGGAAAAGAACGGCATCGTCGTGCTGGCGTTCGAGGCGCGCGATCCGACTGGATATGGCCGCGTGGTGCGCAACGCCGACGGCACGCTAGAACGCATCGTAGAACACAAGGATGCGAGCGAGGCGGAGCGCGCGAACACGCTCTGCAATTCGGGCGTGCTCTGCGCTGACGCCAAGACCCTGTTCGGGCTGTTGGCCAAGGTGAAAAACGAGAACGCCAAGCGCGAATATTATCTGACAGACATTCCCGCCATCGGTCGCGCCGAAGGCGTGCAAACGCAGGTGCTGATCGGCGAAGAGTCCGACGCCATGGGCGTGAACTCCAAGGTCGAACTCGCTGCTGCGGAAGCCGCGTTCCAACAGCGGGCGCGGATCGGCGCGATGGAAGCCGGTGTCACGCTGATCGATCCGGCGACCGTGTTTTTCTCCTACGACACCGAAATCGCGCCTGATGTCGTGATTGAGCCCAACATATTCTTCGGCCCCGGCGTCAAGATCGCCAAGGGCGCGCTCATCCATGCGTTCTGCCATTTCGAGCGCACTGAAGTCGGTGAAAACGCTGCGATCGGTCCGTTCGCGCGCTTCCGGCCCGGATCGAAGCTCGGCAAGAAAGTGAAAATCGGCAATTTCGTTGAAGTGAAGAATTCCGTGTTTGGCGAAGGCGCGAAGGCAAGCCACCTCGCCTATATCGGCGACGCCGATGTCGGTCCGCGCGCCAACCTCGGCGCCGGTACCATCGTCTGCAATTACGACGGCTTCGACAAATATCGCACCACGATCGGCGCCGATGCCTTCATCGGGTCCGACACCGCGCTGGTCTCGCCCGTGACCATCGGTGATCGCGCTTACACCGGCACAGGCAGCGTGATCACGAAGGACGTGCCCGCCGGGGCGCTCGGAGTCGCACGAAGCCGGCAAGTCAATCTCGAAGGCTGGGCGGACAAGAACCGCGAAAAGAAGCTCAAGGCCAAAGCCGAGAAGGACAAGCGCGAATGA
- the rpiA gene encoding ribose-5-phosphate isomerase RpiA translates to MTEDLSKFNAAQAALEYVKDGMVVGLGTGSTSAHFVRQLGERVRQGLRVKGVPTSEATRNLAEQVGVPLLEISQVTAIDLDVDGADEVDSAFRLIKGGGGALLREKIVAAASKRMVVIADESKWVETLGAFPLPVEVTRFGFALTQTRVGEALRTSGCAGGEVVLRISGKANEPVITDGGNYILDAHAERIPDPEALAVALKNIAGVVEHGLFIGLSQVVILGKAKGADVKQI, encoded by the coding sequence ATGACCGAGGATCTCTCCAAGTTCAACGCCGCGCAAGCCGCGCTCGAATACGTCAAGGATGGCATGGTTGTCGGCCTCGGCACGGGTTCGACCTCAGCGCACTTCGTGCGTCAGCTTGGCGAGCGCGTGCGTCAGGGCTTACGGGTGAAAGGCGTCCCCACGTCGGAGGCGACGCGCAATCTGGCCGAACAGGTCGGCGTGCCGCTCTTGGAGATTTCGCAGGTGACGGCAATCGATCTCGACGTCGATGGCGCCGACGAAGTGGATTCCGCCTTCCGCCTTATCAAGGGCGGCGGCGGCGCCTTGCTGCGCGAGAAGATCGTCGCGGCGGCCTCAAAGCGCATGGTGGTGATCGCGGATGAGTCAAAGTGGGTGGAAACGCTAGGCGCCTTTCCGCTCCCCGTCGAAGTCACGCGTTTCGGTTTTGCGCTGACACAAACGCGCGTTGGCGAAGCTCTACGGACTTCAGGGTGCGCCGGCGGTGAAGTGGTGCTGCGCATCAGCGGCAAGGCCAACGAGCCGGTGATCACCGATGGCGGCAACTACATCCTCGACGCCCATGCCGAACGCATTCCCGATCCCGAGGCGTTGGCCGTGGCGCTGAAGAATATCGCGGGTGTTGTCGAACACGGTCTCTTTATCGGTCTCTCGCAAGTCGTCATTCTCGGCAAAGCCAAGGGGGCCGACGTCAAGCAAATCTAG
- a CDS encoding SET domain-containing protein produces MARKSYTPGDFDLVVKRSKSGLGLFVGETEIPKGACVIEYVGPVVPKGEEDNINSLYLFEVNARKTINGAPRYNTARYINHSCKANCEPNIHKGRVFIHALRRIKSGEELNYDYGENYFKEYLKDVCACPKCEARRAKPVAKRAAAAARTRAKTKTAKVKTKKAKKRA; encoded by the coding sequence ATGGCGAGAAAGAGCTACACCCCTGGCGACTTTGACCTGGTCGTGAAGCGGTCAAAGTCCGGGCTCGGGCTCTTCGTTGGCGAGACAGAGATTCCAAAGGGCGCCTGCGTCATCGAGTACGTCGGCCCGGTGGTGCCCAAGGGCGAGGAAGACAATATCAACTCGCTCTATCTGTTCGAGGTCAACGCCCGCAAAACCATCAACGGCGCGCCGCGCTACAACACCGCGCGCTACATCAATCATTCCTGCAAAGCCAATTGCGAGCCCAACATCCATAAAGGCCGCGTCTTCATTCACGCACTGCGCCGCATCAAGTCGGGCGAAGAGCTCAATTACGACTACGGCGAAAACTATTTCAAAGAATACCTGAAAGACGTCTGCGCCTGCCCGAAGTGCGAAGCCAGGCGCGCGAAGCCGGTCGCCAAGCGTGCAGCGGCCGCAGCGCGCACGCGGGCCAAAACAAAGACGGCGAAAGTGAAGACGAAGAAAGCGAAGAAACGCGCCTAG
- a CDS encoding putative quinol monooxygenase — protein sequence MTLKRRTILAAGFGLCASSALSACIAEGAMYGLIGKMIAKPGQRDALVAILLEGTGEMPGCLSYIIATDPTDANAIWITEVWDTQDQHDRSLQLPAVQAAIARARPLIEGFGERFVTEPVGGVGLS from the coding sequence ATGACGCTGAAACGCCGCACAATATTGGCCGCAGGCTTCGGGCTTTGCGCCAGTTCGGCGCTGAGCGCCTGTATCGCGGAGGGGGCCATGTACGGCCTGATCGGCAAGATGATCGCAAAGCCCGGCCAGCGCGATGCGCTGGTGGCGATTTTGCTTGAGGGTACGGGCGAGATGCCCGGCTGCCTCAGCTACATCATCGCCACCGACCCAACCGACGCCAACGCGATCTGGATCACTGAAGTTTGGGACACACAGGACCAGCACGACCGATCGCTGCAGTTGCCTGCGGTTCAGGCTGCGATCGCACGGGCGCGACCGCTGATTGAAGGTTTCGGTGAGCGCTTCGTCACGGAGCCGGTTGGCGGCGTGGGGCTGAGCTGA
- a CDS encoding glycosyltransferase family 25 protein → MSAPFNARVFTQVLNMDRSAARLATIDGYLKAAGIEYQRFSAIDGSKLDMAAPEIKAMFDLDAWVRGHHRNPTNADVGCYLSHYRALEAFLVQDKPFGLIFEDDATIPADFIEKVSYALNDIEAWDILKLHVRHPGPLVLRHTYRDDVRLCSFLVRHAGGTAYIVTRAAAAKMLRHMKPARRMIDWTYDEGHRMNLRVRTIAPMIIGLQPVPTTRDTGMSRKRSWIERQSDRPLLPRWSLPFRRLGDDFYRLLFNLFGDGGLRALVLGPDRPQGPHTT, encoded by the coding sequence ATGAGCGCGCCGTTCAACGCGCGTGTTTTCACGCAAGTGCTGAACATGGACCGCAGCGCCGCGCGTTTGGCGACGATCGATGGTTATCTCAAGGCAGCCGGCATCGAGTACCAGCGCTTCTCCGCGATCGACGGCAGCAAACTCGATATGGCGGCGCCGGAGATCAAGGCGATGTTCGATCTCGATGCCTGGGTTCGCGGGCATCACCGCAATCCCACCAACGCCGATGTGGGCTGCTATCTGAGCCATTATCGCGCGCTCGAAGCGTTTCTCGTGCAAGACAAACCGTTCGGGCTAATCTTCGAGGACGATGCGACAATCCCAGCGGATTTCATCGAAAAGGTTAGCTACGCGCTCAACGACATCGAGGCGTGGGACATCCTGAAGCTGCACGTGCGCCATCCGGGCCCGTTGGTGTTGCGCCATACCTATCGCGATGATGTGCGGCTTTGCTCGTTCCTGGTGCGACACGCGGGCGGGACCGCCTACATCGTCACGCGCGCAGCGGCTGCGAAAATGCTGCGCCACATGAAGCCCGCGCGCCGGATGATCGATTGGACTTACGACGAAGGTCACCGCATGAATCTGCGCGTGCGCACCATCGCGCCGATGATCATTGGCCTGCAGCCGGTACCCACCACGCGCGACACCGGCATGAGCCGCAAGCGCTCATGGATCGAGCGACAATCTGACAGACCGTTGCTGCCGCGCTGGTCGTTGCCCTTCCGCCGGCTTGGCGACGACTTCTATCGGCTGCTCTTCAATTTGTTCGGCGACGGCGGTCTGCGCGCACTCGTGCTTGGTCCGGATCGGCCGCAGGGTCCTCACACCACGTAG